One Nostoc punctiforme PCC 73102 DNA window includes the following coding sequences:
- a CDS encoding AMP-binding protein, producing MNNQFKDLVELLLTRAKEQPSRIAYTFLLDGEDESQSIQISYQELDRQARAIAIHLQSIMNAGDVYDGQSPRALMLYPAGLDFITAFFGCLYAGIVPIPAYPPRQNHKLSRLEAIVLDAEAKIVLTTSGVMANLKDIGKYSSALAEIEWLPTNDLILGDGSSWVRPEINGETLAFLQYTSGSTGTPKGVMVTHDNLLRNSADLDLGWDHDENSVIVTWLPTFHDMGLIYGMLQPLYKGCTCYMMAPVSFLQKPIRWLQAISRYRGTHSGAPNFAYKLCAEKITPEQRAKLDLSSWRMALNGAEPVRADVLEEFVEAFKPSGFDGRAFCPGYGLAEATLKVSAVRSKDLPVYLHVDAEALEQHRVVEVSANHPRCRQFVGCGWTEIDTQIVIVNPETLTQRGDDEVGEIWASGSTIPLGYWNRPEATAETFQAYLKDTKAGPYLRTGDLGFVHNGELFVTGRIKDVIIIRGRNHYPQDIELTVEKSHPALRPTCTAAFTVEIEGEERLIVAQEIERLHLRKLDVEEVVGAIRRAVSQQHELQLYAVILLKTATIPKTSSGKIQRRTCRAKFVENALEVVGEWKFETEAESEVPVQSVVSKTKADNIIEWLRGYAGDRINSRLIDERRCIPPYIVLDFGNRGLLGMQIPEEYGGLALSYRDTFRVFEQLAAIDLTLASFVAVHHVLGTRPILNYAPENVRQEILPLLAGGRELAGFAITEQTAGSNPRAIATRAIPDAGGWRIRGEKIWIGHGSWAGVTNVFAQTLDANNQPTGISSFIIRQGTPGFSQGPEALTMGVRGMVQNTIYLKDVLVTPENLLGTLNNGMEVAQDAMMHGRLIIGVMSLGGMKRCAQLMLRYSSRRSVSTGRLLNNPISLVWLSDLTAAITSLETLLFKIADLLDQGRAIPQEAFTACKTAGPELVWQAADRLVQMLGGRGYIETNIAPQILRDARLFRIFEGPTETLNMFLGSRAMNQSAELHRFLSEELGAPTVAKNLVVAVDQIKTHLTSVQPAFLESKSAQHWAYIRTGEVVTFAILLAAVQGELERSPSAELQRAVTWAKLQFEQKLASVLTGTPAEKILSDAEAVSAQISDYIAAIGDVVQTSAGENHNLDELLQLEAVGEVAEDEGAGEELLTDAINLVPYTDAINRVSTPNSCTDAIHRVSIQNWLEKWLIKKLRIAARSVNANTSFADYGLDSVMAVELAQDLEEWLKYPLESTILWNFPTVKSLAEHLAFLATTPEPQDSVKVSAKAVFEFIPPTTTPLETSIAQELAKLENLLGKNGRR from the coding sequence ATGAACAATCAGTTTAAAGATTTGGTTGAATTGCTGCTTACTAGAGCAAAGGAACAACCGTCACGTATTGCTTATACTTTTCTCCTTGATGGGGAAGATGAATCTCAATCTATACAGATTAGTTATCAAGAGTTAGACCGGCAAGCTAGAGCGATCGCTATTCATCTCCAATCTATAATGAATGCTGGCGATGTCTACGACGGGCAAAGCCCACGCGCTTTGATGCTTTATCCCGCCGGATTAGATTTTATTACGGCGTTTTTTGGCTGTTTATATGCTGGAATCGTTCCCATTCCGGCTTATCCTCCCCGACAAAATCACAAGCTTTCTCGGTTGGAAGCTATTGTCTTGGATGCGGAAGCCAAGATTGTGCTGACTACATCTGGGGTTATGGCTAATTTGAAGGATATAGGCAAGTACAGTTCAGCGTTAGCTGAGATAGAGTGGTTACCAACAAACGATTTAATTCTTGGTGATGGTTCTAGTTGGGTTCGGCCGGAAATCAATGGCGAGACGTTAGCTTTTCTGCAATATACTTCCGGTTCGACGGGAACACCGAAGGGGGTAATGGTTACTCATGATAACCTTTTACGTAATTCTGCTGACTTGGATTTAGGTTGGGATCATGATGAAAATAGCGTCATTGTCACATGGCTACCAACTTTCCACGATATGGGACTGATTTATGGAATGTTGCAACCTCTATACAAAGGTTGTACTTGCTACATGATGGCTCCTGTAAGCTTTCTCCAAAAGCCGATTCGTTGGCTACAAGCGATTTCTCGTTATCGCGGAACTCACAGTGGCGCTCCCAACTTTGCTTATAAATTGTGTGCGGAGAAAATAACGCCAGAACAAAGAGCTAAGTTAGACCTCAGCAGTTGGCGGATGGCGCTGAATGGTGCAGAACCAGTGAGAGCAGATGTTTTAGAAGAGTTTGTTGAGGCGTTTAAACCCTCTGGGTTTGATGGACGAGCATTCTGTCCGGGGTATGGTTTGGCGGAAGCAACTTTGAAAGTCTCTGCTGTGCGGTCAAAAGATTTACCTGTTTATCTCCATGTTGATGCTGAGGCTCTAGAGCAACATCGGGTTGTGGAAGTGAGCGCCAATCATCCCAGATGTCGCCAGTTTGTTGGTTGTGGCTGGACAGAAATTGATACTCAAATTGTTATTGTTAATCCAGAAACCTTGACCCAGCGCGGTGATGACGAGGTTGGGGAGATTTGGGCATCTGGCTCTACGATTCCTCTGGGCTATTGGAATCGACCAGAAGCGACGGCGGAAACTTTTCAAGCTTATTTGAAAGATACCAAAGCAGGGCCATATCTGCGTACAGGTGATTTAGGATTTGTTCATAACGGTGAGCTTTTTGTCACCGGACGCATTAAAGATGTAATTATTATTCGTGGTCGCAATCATTACCCACAAGATATTGAACTTACTGTTGAAAAGAGCCACCCAGCACTTCGACCGACTTGTACCGCCGCTTTTACGGTAGAGATTGAGGGCGAGGAACGGTTGATTGTGGCTCAAGAAATAGAACGGCTACATTTGCGAAAGTTAGATGTAGAAGAGGTGGTAGGAGCAATCCGGCGTGCGGTATCACAACAACATGAATTGCAATTATATGCAGTAATTTTACTAAAAACGGCAACTATTCCCAAAACTTCTAGTGGTAAGATTCAGCGCCGCACTTGTCGAGCCAAGTTTGTGGAGAATGCTTTAGAGGTGGTGGGCGAGTGGAAATTTGAAACAGAAGCTGAGTCAGAAGTTCCTGTGCAGTCAGTTGTCAGCAAAACCAAAGCTGATAATATCATTGAGTGGTTGCGCGGTTATGCAGGCGATCGCATTAACTCCCGATTAATTGATGAACGCCGTTGTATTCCGCCTTATATTGTCCTTGATTTTGGCAATCGCGGACTTTTGGGGATGCAAATTCCCGAAGAGTACGGCGGTTTGGCTCTCAGTTATCGAGATACTTTCCGCGTTTTCGAGCAATTGGCGGCGATTGATTTAACCCTAGCGTCCTTTGTGGCGGTTCACCACGTTTTAGGTACTCGCCCGATTTTGAATTATGCACCAGAGAATGTGCGTCAGGAAATACTGCCGTTACTGGCTGGTGGGCGCGAGTTGGCTGGTTTTGCCATCACCGAACAGACAGCAGGTTCCAATCCGAGAGCGATCGCTACACGAGCAATTCCTGATGCTGGCGGTTGGAGAATACGCGGTGAGAAAATCTGGATTGGTCATGGTTCATGGGCGGGGGTAACTAATGTCTTCGCTCAAACGCTGGATGCGAATAATCAACCAACTGGAATTAGCAGCTTTATAATTCGTCAAGGAACACCAGGATTTTCTCAAGGGCCGGAAGCGCTGACGATGGGTGTGCGCGGGATGGTGCAAAATACTATTTACCTCAAAGATGTCTTGGTTACTCCAGAGAATCTTTTAGGAACGCTCAATAACGGCATGGAAGTCGCCCAAGATGCGATGATGCACGGCAGATTAATCATCGGCGTGATGAGCCTCGGTGGAATGAAACGCTGCGCCCAGTTGATGCTGCGCTACAGTTCCCGTCGTTCTGTGTCCACAGGAAGGTTACTTAATAATCCCATTTCTCTGGTTTGGCTGAGTGATTTAACAGCAGCAATTACATCTTTAGAAACCCTACTGTTCAAAATTGCCGATTTATTAGACCAAGGACGCGCCATTCCTCAAGAAGCCTTCACCGCCTGTAAAACAGCGGGGCCGGAACTAGTTTGGCAAGCAGCCGATCGCTTAGTACAAATGTTAGGTGGTCGTGGCTACATCGAAACCAACATTGCGCCGCAAATCCTCCGCGATGCCAGATTATTTCGCATTTTTGAAGGCCCCACCGAAACCCTGAATATGTTCCTTGGTTCTCGTGCGATGAATCAAAGCGCAGAGTTACACCGCTTTTTAAGTGAAGAATTGGGCGCGCCAACGGTAGCTAAAAATCTGGTGGTAGCTGTAGATCAGATTAAAACGCATTTAACAAGCGTACAACCAGCTTTCTTAGAAAGTAAATCAGCACAACATTGGGCTTATATTCGTACAGGTGAAGTAGTTACCTTCGCAATTTTACTGGCAGCAGTTCAAGGAGAATTAGAGCGATCGCCATCTGCTGAACTCCAACGTGCTGTCACCTGGGCAAAGTTACAATTTGAGCAAAAACTCGCTAGCGTCCTCACTGGAACTCCCGCAGAAAAGATTTTATCAGATGCCGAAGCTGTAAGCGCTCAAATTTCCGACTATATTGCAGCGATCGGTGATGTGGTACAAACTTCAGCCGGAGAGAACCACAACTTAGATGAACTTCTGCAATTAGAAGCAGTAGGGGAAGTAGCGGAAGATGAGGGAGCAGGGGAAGAATTGCTAACAGACGCGATTAATCTTGTCCCTTATACAGACGCGATCAATCGCGTCTCTACTCCTAACTCTTGTACAGACGCGATTCATCGCGTCTCTATTCAAAATTGGCTAGAAAAATGGCTGATTAAGAAATTAAGAATTGCTGCGCGTTCTGTAAATGCTAATACCTCCTTTGCTGACTACGGTTTAGATTCCGTGATGGCGGTGGAATTAGCCCAAGATTTAGAAGAGTGGCTGAAATATCCACTGGAATCGACTATCCTGTGGAACTTTCCCACAGTCAAATCTTTGGCTGAACATTTAGCATTCCTGGCGACAACACCAGAACCTCAAGATTCGGTGAAGGTTTCTGCAAAAGCTGTGTTTGAATTCATCCCACCGACAACAACACCTTTGGAAACCTCAATTGCTCAGGAACTTGCCAAACTGGAAAACTTGCTCGGAAAGAATGGAAGGAGATAA
- a CDS encoding FAD-dependent oxidoreductase, producing MRTIDTDVCIVGGGPSGLTLALELVRRNLNVVVLEQAKAYTRSFRGESISPDSVYILDKLGIMEGFGEHDVLYTRQLELFENNQRVLHINLSDFKYDFKYPIDVPQPVMLEALIQKASQYEGFTILRGANCTELIEDGEAIVGVKCKTEDDQLTINAHLTVGSDGRYSKTRDMAKCKYVKRMLERDFMWFKVPIPEHWKQKLSYRVKIDRDSHAVVIPSYPNLLRVGFNIPKGGIQKIKAQGIQYLHEKIAQIEPDLAEGAKKSITSWSDTTILDIFMTVVPQWYREGFVLIGDAAHTLSPILGQGVNHAIFDAVTLAPFVAKALTENPGSPVKASVLKEFQAIREKDLRPIRNMQLRQEKMLTLSTNLTVSLRTIFYRLFNSSGWLKAKMWQPVYYKHQARDFVG from the coding sequence ATGAGAACGATTGATACTGATGTGTGCATTGTTGGCGGCGGACCGTCTGGTTTGACTTTGGCTTTGGAGTTGGTTAGAAGAAATCTGAATGTTGTTGTCTTGGAGCAAGCAAAAGCTTATACGCGCTCTTTTCGAGGTGAATCAATTTCGCCGGATTCTGTTTATATTCTTGATAAGCTGGGAATTATGGAGGGTTTTGGTGAACATGATGTTCTCTATACTCGTCAGTTGGAGTTGTTTGAAAATAATCAGAGAGTTTTACATATCAATTTGAGTGATTTCAAATATGATTTTAAATATCCTATTGATGTGCCGCAACCTGTCATGTTGGAGGCGTTAATTCAGAAAGCTTCGCAATACGAAGGATTCACGATTTTGCGTGGTGCTAATTGTACGGAATTAATTGAGGATGGAGAAGCTATTGTTGGTGTGAAGTGTAAAACTGAAGATGATCAGTTAACAATTAATGCTCACCTAACAGTGGGTTCTGATGGACGTTATAGCAAAACTCGTGACATGGCGAAGTGCAAATATGTTAAGCGGATGTTGGAGAGAGACTTTATGTGGTTTAAAGTCCCCATTCCAGAACATTGGAAACAAAAACTATCTTATCGTGTGAAGATTGACCGCGATAGTCATGCAGTAGTTATCCCCAGTTATCCTAATTTATTGCGGGTAGGTTTTAATATTCCGAAGGGAGGAATACAAAAAATTAAGGCGCAAGGAATTCAATATTTACATGAGAAAATTGCTCAAATTGAACCTGATTTAGCTGAGGGTGCGAAGAAGTCGATAACAAGTTGGTCGGATACGACTATCTTAGACATTTTCATGACTGTTGTTCCGCAGTGGTATCGGGAAGGATTTGTATTAATTGGAGATGCTGCACATACTTTATCTCCTATTCTTGGTCAAGGTGTGAATCATGCTATTTTTGACGCTGTTACGTTGGCTCCATTTGTGGCGAAAGCTTTGACAGAAAATCCTGGTTCTCCGGTGAAGGCTAGTGTTTTGAAGGAGTTTCAAGCAATTCGAGAAAAAGATTTGCGTCCGATACGGAATATGCAGCTTCGTCAGGAGAAAATGTTGACTCTTTCTACTAATTTGACAGTTTCTCTGCGGACAATTTTTTACAGATTGTTTAATTCTAGCGGTTGGCTGAAGGCGAAAATGTGGCAGCCTGTATATTACAAGCATCAGGCTAGGGATTTCGTAGGTTAG